The region CGGGACGGCTGTCAGCATCGACCTCCAGATCGCGTGCGACCTCCCGCTGCCCGGCCTCGCGCGACCGGCCGTCGAGCGGCTGATGGCGTCCGTCGTGAAGCACATGGGCACGGTCTTCTCGCGCAACCTCCTCCAGCACCTCGGCGAAGAGGCGGCGTGAGGGTCCTCGTCCTCGGCGCGACAGGCTACGTCGGCTCCCGCCTGGTCCCGCACCTCGTCGAGCGCGGCCACGAGGTGGTCGCGGCCTCGCGCTCGGTCCCCGACCCGGACCGGTTCGGCTGGGACGACCGGGTGCGGGCGATCAGCTGCGACGTCACCGACCCCGCCGCCGTCGCCGAGGCTATGGAGGGAGCAGAGGCCGTCGTCTACCTCGTCCACTCCCTCGACCGCACCGACTTCTCCGACCGCGACCGGTGGGCAGCGCAGACGGTGGCCGAGGCCGCGACCGGCGTGCACCACCTCGTCTACCTCTCCGGCCTCGTCCCCGACGTGCCGGAGACCCAGCTCTCCGCCCACATCGCCTCGCGCCTGGAGGTCGAGCGGATCCTGCTCGGCGCCACGGACCGCGCCGTCGCCCTCCGGGCGGGCGTCGTGCTCGGCGCCGGCTCGACGTCCTACGAGATCGTCCGGCAGATCGCCACGCTCTTCCTCGTCCAGCCGGTGCCCACGTGGATGCACAGCAGCGTCCAGCCGGTCGCCGTGTCCGACGTCCTGCGGGCCTTCGACGACGCGCTCGTCGGACGGCTCAGCGGTGCGGTCGACATCGGCGGGCCCGACGTCCTGCCCTACCCCGACCTGATGCGCGCGTGCGCCCGCGAGGCGGGGCTGCCGCGTCTCCGGGTGCCTGCGCCCGTCGCGCCGGCGGGCCTGGTCGGCATCGCCACCGCACTCGCCACGACCGCGCCGTTCCACACCGTCACCGCGCTCATCGAGTCGCTGCGCCACGACATGGTCTGCCGTCCGGAGCACACGTGGACGCCCACGACCGGAGGCCCGCTCCTCGGCGTCGAGGAGGCCGTCGGGCGGGCGAGCACGCCTCGCTACGCCGGTCCCGAGGGCGCCCTGCCCTCCGACCCGTCCTGGACGCGTCCGCACCCGCTCCTCGACGTCGTACCCCTCCCGGCGTCGGGGCGGGCCGCCGCCCGGCTCGCCCTCCACCGGCTGCGCTCGCTCCTCGGGTGACCAGTGGGTGAGCAGCAGTCGCGTCGAGTCGTGGGCCGCCCCTGATCGCCCGTAGACTGATGGCCGTGCCCTACCAGATGAGCAAGCGGACTGGTGGCGACGGCCGCCTGACCACGGCCCTCGACCCGCAGGACCAGGGCCCGCAGGACGCCTGCGGCGTCTTCGGCGTCTGGGCGCCCGGCGAGGACGTCGCCAAGCTGACCTACTTCGGCCTCTACGCGTTGCAGCACCGCGGCCAGGAGTCGGCGGGCATCGCGGTCAGCAACGGCCGCCAGATCCTCGTCTACAAGGACATGGGCCTGGTCTCGCAGGTCTTCGACGAGTCGACGCTCGACTCGCTCAAGGGCCACCTCGCGATCGGCCACTCGCGCTACTCGACCACCGGCGCGAGCACGTGGCACAACGCCCAGCCGACCTTCCGGCCCACCGCCGACGGCTCGATCGCGCTGGGCCACAACGGCAACCTGATCAACACCGCCGAGCTCCGCGACATGGTCACGGCCATGCCCGGCCCGGCCGGCGAGCTCGACATCAAGGGCGTCGAGGGTGCCACCAACGACACCAGCCTCGTCACCGCCCTGCTGGCTCACCACCCCGACACCTCGCTCGAGCAGCGCGCGCTCGAGGTGCTCCCGCAGCTGCGCGGGGCGTACTGCTTCGTGTGGATGAACGAGAACACCCTCTACGCCGCCCGCGACCCGCAGGGCATCCGGCCACTCGTCCTCGGCCGGCTCGACCGCGGCTGGGTCGTCGCCAGCGAGGACGCCGCCCTGGCCACCATCGGCGCCAGCGTGGTGCGCGAGGTCGAGCCCGGCGAGATGCTCGTGATCGACGAGAACGGCCTGCGCTCGCACAAGTTCGCCGAGCCGGAGCGCAAGGGCTGCGTGTTCGAGTACGTCTACCTCGCCCGTCCGGACGCGACGATCAACGGCCGCAACGTCCACGAGGCGCGCGTCGAGATGGGCCGCCGCCTCGCCCGCGAGTTCCCCGTCGACGCCGACCTCGTGATGCCGGTCCCTGAGTCGGGCACGCCCGCCGCGTCCGGGTACGCCGCCGAGTCCGGCATCCCGTTCGGCCAGGGCTTCGTGAAGAACGCCTACGTCGGCCGGACGTTCATCCAGCCCAGCCAGACCCTGCGCCAGCTCGGCATCCGGCTCAAGCTCAACGCCCTCGAGCACATGATCCGCGGCAAGCGGATCGTCGTGGTCGACGACTCGATCGTGCGCGGCAACACCCAGCGCGCCCAGGTGCGGATGCTCCGCGAGGCCGGCGCGCTCGAGGTGCACGTCCGGATCTCCAGCCCGCCGGTGAAGTGGCCGTGCTTCTACGGCATCGACTTCGCGACCCGCGCCGAGCTCATCGCCAACGGCCTCGACGTCGACGAGATCGCCGCGAGCGTCGGCGCCGACAGCCTCGGCTACATCTCGCTCGAGGGCATGATCGAGGCCACCAAGCAGCCGGCCGACCAGCTCTGCCAGGCCTGCTTCACCGGCCAGTACCCCATCGAGCTGCCCGACGAGAGCCTGCTGGGCAAGCACCTGCTCGAGGCGACGCTGCAGTCGCCGACGATGGGCCGCGCGCTGCCGGTCCTCAACAACCCCTGATCGACACCCGCACCGCCACCGAGGGAGCCCCGTTGACCGACCAGCCCGCCGCACCTGAAGGGGCCTACGCTGCCGCCGGGGTCTCGATCGAGGCGGCCGACCGCGCGATCGACCTGATGAAGGGCTGGGTCGAGAAGGCCCGGCGCCCCGAGGTGATCGGCGGCCTGGGTGGCTTCGCCGGGCTCTTCGACGCCTCGGCGCTGACCCGCTACGAGGCGCCGCTGCTGGCCACCTCGACCGACGGCGTCGGCACCAAGGTCGCGATCGCGCAGCTGATGGACGTCCACGACACCATCGGCTTCGACCTCGTCGGAATGGTCGTCGACGACCTCGTCGTCTGCG is a window of Nocardioides oleivorans DNA encoding:
- a CDS encoding NAD(P)H-binding protein, with product MRVLVLGATGYVGSRLVPHLVERGHEVVAASRSVPDPDRFGWDDRVRAISCDVTDPAAVAEAMEGAEAVVYLVHSLDRTDFSDRDRWAAQTVAEAATGVHHLVYLSGLVPDVPETQLSAHIASRLEVERILLGATDRAVALRAGVVLGAGSTSYEIVRQIATLFLVQPVPTWMHSSVQPVAVSDVLRAFDDALVGRLSGAVDIGGPDVLPYPDLMRACAREAGLPRLRVPAPVAPAGLVGIATALATTAPFHTVTALIESLRHDMVCRPEHTWTPTTGGPLLGVEEAVGRASTPRYAGPEGALPSDPSWTRPHPLLDVVPLPASGRAAARLALHRLRSLLG
- the purF gene encoding amidophosphoribosyltransferase, yielding MAVPYQMSKRTGGDGRLTTALDPQDQGPQDACGVFGVWAPGEDVAKLTYFGLYALQHRGQESAGIAVSNGRQILVYKDMGLVSQVFDESTLDSLKGHLAIGHSRYSTTGASTWHNAQPTFRPTADGSIALGHNGNLINTAELRDMVTAMPGPAGELDIKGVEGATNDTSLVTALLAHHPDTSLEQRALEVLPQLRGAYCFVWMNENTLYAARDPQGIRPLVLGRLDRGWVVASEDAALATIGASVVREVEPGEMLVIDENGLRSHKFAEPERKGCVFEYVYLARPDATINGRNVHEARVEMGRRLAREFPVDADLVMPVPESGTPAASGYAAESGIPFGQGFVKNAYVGRTFIQPSQTLRQLGIRLKLNALEHMIRGKRIVVVDDSIVRGNTQRAQVRMLREAGALEVHVRISSPPVKWPCFYGIDFATRAELIANGLDVDEIAASVGADSLGYISLEGMIEATKQPADQLCQACFTGQYPIELPDESLLGKHLLEATLQSPTMGRALPVLNNP